A genome region from Musa acuminata AAA Group cultivar baxijiao chromosome BXJ3-5, Cavendish_Baxijiao_AAA, whole genome shotgun sequence includes the following:
- the LOC103986423 gene encoding E3 ubiquitin-protein ligase AIRP2 isoform X2: MFQNQLSRTSSFRGSLKGLEADISHANSLAETIQRAYGGPCLHMRLSCSPLAPFFLFLIQYMGCSCSYSLLSYLCIFQIMIYKVYVDGTSSISTYERRASLREFYVYPSLQQLDSNLMGREECSERGQNKEIVGRKRMEDRKKASDKDLDREDECGICLEVCTKMVLPSCSHAMCLKCYRDWDVRSQSCPFCRGSLKRIRSRDLWVLTSNGDVVDNMTLEKDNARRFYRYIDSLPLIIPDTLFFVYYDQWI; encoded by the exons ATGTTTCAGAACCAGCTTTCGAGGACATCATCCTTCAGAGGTTCCTTGAAGGGCCTTGAAGCTGACATAAGCCACGCCAACTCCCT GGCAGAAACTATTCAGAGAGCCTATGGTGGTCCATGCCTGCACATGAGATTGTCTTGCAGCCCTTTGGCACCATTTTTCCTCTTCCTCATCCAGTATATGGGCTGTTCTTGTTCTTATAGTCTTCTCAGTTATTTATGCATTTTCCAGATCATGATATACAAG GTTTATGTTGATGGAACATCATCGATATCCACCTATGAAAGGCGTGCCAGCCTCAGGGAATTCTAT GTGTACCCTTCTCTTCAACAACTTGATAGTAACTTGATGGGTAGGGAGGAATGTAGTGAGAGGGGCCAGAATAAGGAGATTGTTGGAAGGAAGAGGATGGAAGACCGGAAAAAGGCTTCTGATAAGGATTTGGACCGAGAGGATGAATGTGGGATATGTCTGGAGGTTTGCACCAAGATGGTCTTGCCAAGCTGCAGCCATGCCATGTGCCTAAAATGCTACCGTGACTG GGATGTGAGATCTCAATCTTGCCCCTTCTGCAGGGGGAGCTTAAAAAGAATTCGGTCAAGAGACCTCTGGGTGCTTACAAGCAATGGCGATGTGGTTGATAACATGACACTAGAAAAGGATAACGCGAGGCGCTTCTACCGCTATATAGATAGTTTGCCTCTGATAATTCCAGATACCCTTTTCTTTGTCTATTATGATCAATGGATTTAA
- the LOC103986423 gene encoding E3 ubiquitin-protein ligase AIRP2 isoform X1, which produces MFQNQLSRTSSFRGSLKGLEADISHANSLAETIQRAYGGPCLHMRLSCSPLAPFFLFLIQYMGCSCSYSLLSYLCIFQIMIYKVYVDGTSSISTYERRASLREFYAVVYPSLQQLDSNLMGREECSERGQNKEIVGRKRMEDRKKASDKDLDREDECGICLEVCTKMVLPSCSHAMCLKCYRDWDVRSQSCPFCRGSLKRIRSRDLWVLTSNGDVVDNMTLEKDNARRFYRYIDSLPLIIPDTLFFVYYDQWI; this is translated from the exons ATGTTTCAGAACCAGCTTTCGAGGACATCATCCTTCAGAGGTTCCTTGAAGGGCCTTGAAGCTGACATAAGCCACGCCAACTCCCT GGCAGAAACTATTCAGAGAGCCTATGGTGGTCCATGCCTGCACATGAGATTGTCTTGCAGCCCTTTGGCACCATTTTTCCTCTTCCTCATCCAGTATATGGGCTGTTCTTGTTCTTATAGTCTTCTCAGTTATTTATGCATTTTCCAGATCATGATATACAAG GTTTATGTTGATGGAACATCATCGATATCCACCTATGAAAGGCGTGCCAGCCTCAGGGAATTCTATG CGGTCGTGTACCCTTCTCTTCAACAACTTGATAGTAACTTGATGGGTAGGGAGGAATGTAGTGAGAGGGGCCAGAATAAGGAGATTGTTGGAAGGAAGAGGATGGAAGACCGGAAAAAGGCTTCTGATAAGGATTTGGACCGAGAGGATGAATGTGGGATATGTCTGGAGGTTTGCACCAAGATGGTCTTGCCAAGCTGCAGCCATGCCATGTGCCTAAAATGCTACCGTGACTG GGATGTGAGATCTCAATCTTGCCCCTTCTGCAGGGGGAGCTTAAAAAGAATTCGGTCAAGAGACCTCTGGGTGCTTACAAGCAATGGCGATGTGGTTGATAACATGACACTAGAAAAGGATAACGCGAGGCGCTTCTACCGCTATATAGATAGTTTGCCTCTGATAATTCCAGATACCCTTTTCTTTGTCTATTATGATCAATGGATTTAA